A part of Methanohalobium evestigatum Z-7303 genomic DNA contains:
- a CDS encoding endonuclease V, whose product MNKNYSEKLFNPDTYDRDNLIQIQSKIASSISYEDDFEPLEIIGGSDCAFVDDLIICGIVVLNYNTMDVIEKTHIIQKVTFPYISTFLSFREGDAIASALFKLDNIPDLLMFDGCGINHPRKVGIASHVGAVLDIPTIGVAKKILCGNTQSGTPESVGVSKPLVYKSKTIGYLYKSKKGTNPIIIAPGHRVSLESSLAIVKDCIKNHKLPEPTRLAHNHVNDVKKQLQYRSNNENINKWTGYKNSKHKGTDG is encoded by the coding sequence TTGAATAAAAATTATTCTGAAAAATTGTTCAACCCTGATACCTATGACAGAGACAATCTCATACAGATTCAATCAAAAATCGCCTCAAGTATATCATATGAAGATGATTTTGAACCTCTTGAAATCATTGGTGGATCGGATTGTGCATTTGTGGATGATTTGATTATCTGTGGTATTGTTGTACTTAACTACAATACAATGGATGTAATTGAAAAAACGCATATTATCCAGAAGGTAACATTTCCCTATATTTCGACCTTCCTTTCATTCAGAGAAGGCGATGCCATTGCATCTGCACTTTTTAAACTGGATAATATTCCCGACTTGCTCATGTTTGATGGGTGTGGTATCAATCATCCTCGAAAGGTGGGTATTGCGTCGCATGTGGGTGCTGTCCTTGACATACCTACTATAGGTGTTGCCAAAAAAATCCTTTGCGGAAATACTCAATCCGGTACTCCAGAATCAGTAGGTGTTTCTAAACCCCTTGTTTATAAAAGTAAAACAATAGGTTATCTTTACAAATCCAAAAAAGGGACAAATCCCATTATAATAGCTCCGGGTCATCGTGTATCACTTGAGAGTTCACTGGCGATTGTGAAAGATTGTATCAAAAACCATAAACTGCCTGAACCAACACGACTTGCCCACAACCATGTAAACGATGTGAAAAAACAACTCCAATATAGGTCTAACAATGAAAACATCAACAAATGGACAGGATATAAAAATTCCAAACATAAAGGAACTGATGGATGA
- the sepS gene encoding O-phosphoserine--tRNA ligase: MKFDPESFKQLAKEDFDAAWNSGNDVVKQPALNEQYPHISLKYGKPHPVYDTINKLREAYLRMGFDEMMNPLIVDEQEIHRQFGHEALTVLDRCFYLAGLARPNVGIPEERINSIKGILGDIGDEGIETIRKILHSYKKGDIEGDDLVIEISEQLGVSDTHVVEMIDKVFPEFKELVPQSTRKTLRSHMTSGWFISLSSLLEREYPPFHFFSIDRCFRREQQEDAARLMTYYSASCVIMAEDVSVDYGKAVAEGLLSQFGFEKFKFKPDEKRSKYYVPDTQIEVFAYHPKLVGSNTSYSDGWIEIATFGIYSPVALAQYDIPYPVMNLGMGVERLAMILNLAEDVRAMTYPQLTKYSNWVMKDRDLAKKVFVDKTPLTDEGRKICKNIVEQCELHGSEPSPCECFVWEGTIEGRYVKVWVVEPEEDTKLCGPAAFNEVVAYYNDILGIPNNKKWQKAFENDSARTGIRFIDAFASKAAFDIEEAVASGETETETRVRIVKVPSEINIKLDPLAQKYITGKNKNIEVRGPVFTTVRAKIE; the protein is encoded by the coding sequence ATGAAATTTGACCCAGAAAGTTTCAAACAACTGGCTAAAGAGGACTTTGATGCTGCATGGAACAGTGGAAATGATGTAGTTAAACAACCCGCACTTAACGAACAATACCCCCACATCTCACTAAAATATGGCAAACCTCATCCTGTTTATGATACCATCAATAAACTCAGGGAAGCATATCTTCGTATGGGTTTTGATGAAATGATGAACCCTCTGATTGTGGATGAGCAGGAGATACATCGACAATTTGGACACGAGGCACTTACTGTACTTGACCGTTGTTTCTATCTGGCGGGTCTAGCACGTCCAAATGTAGGTATCCCAGAAGAAAGAATCAATTCAATAAAAGGTATCCTTGGTGACATAGGGGATGAAGGAATAGAAACTATCAGAAAAATCCTTCATTCATATAAAAAAGGAGATATTGAAGGCGACGACCTTGTAATCGAGATATCAGAACAACTGGGAGTTTCGGATACTCATGTAGTTGAAATGATAGATAAAGTATTCCCGGAATTTAAAGAACTTGTACCTCAATCCACAAGGAAAACATTAAGAAGCCACATGACAAGTGGATGGTTTATCAGCCTCAGTTCACTGCTGGAAAGGGAATATCCACCGTTCCACTTTTTTTCAATCGACAGGTGTTTCAGAAGAGAACAGCAGGAAGATGCTGCACGGCTTATGACATATTATTCTGCTTCCTGTGTAATTATGGCTGAAGATGTAAGCGTTGATTATGGAAAAGCCGTTGCTGAAGGATTGTTATCACAATTTGGATTTGAAAAATTTAAATTTAAACCTGATGAAAAACGCAGCAAATACTATGTTCCGGATACACAGATAGAAGTATTTGCCTATCATCCAAAACTTGTCGGCTCAAATACCAGTTATTCCGATGGATGGATAGAAATCGCAACATTTGGTATCTATTCTCCTGTAGCTCTTGCCCAGTATGATATACCATATCCTGTTATGAATCTTGGTATGGGTGTGGAAAGACTTGCCATGATATTAAACCTTGCTGAAGATGTTCGTGCCATGACATATCCACAACTTACAAAATACAGCAATTGGGTCATGAAAGACAGAGACCTTGCAAAAAAGGTATTTGTGGACAAAACCCCTCTGACTGATGAAGGGAGAAAAATCTGTAAAAATATTGTGGAACAATGCGAATTACATGGTTCTGAACCAAGCCCCTGCGAATGTTTTGTATGGGAAGGAACAATTGAAGGCAGATATGTTAAGGTATGGGTCGTCGAACCGGAAGAAGATACTAAATTATGCGGACCTGCTGCATTTAATGAAGTCGTGGCATACTATAATGATATACTTGGCATACCAAACAATAAAAAATGGCAGAAAGCGTTTGAAAACGATTCGGCACGTACAGGTATCAGGTTTATAGATGCTTTTGCCTCAAAGGCGGCTTTTGACATCGAAGAAGCGGTTGCAAGCGGTGAAACAGAGACTGAAACCAGAGTCAGGATCGTAAAAGTTCCTTCTGAAATCAATATCAAACTCGACCCACTTGCTCAAAAATATATAACCGGTAAAAATAAAAACATAGAAGTCCGGGGACCCGTCTTCACCACTGTGAGGGCTAAGATTGAATAA
- a CDS encoding translin family protein, with protein MINDITAKILEDFDSKDKAREKGLTLSRDVVRICRSVMYNIHNKKFDKAHKMLNDAHESLEQINTELGIYPDIYYGGFVGHAQQEYVECVVVYHLLYNEGDINKIPSPDDLNVGYAAYLNGMADAGGELRRHILDLIRQDKPEKGETYLDIMESMFSNLMMFDYPDAITHNLRQKTDRLRSIVERTRGDLTNALRQQKLEETMKKFESKL; from the coding sequence ATGATTAACGATATTACAGCCAAAATTCTGGAAGACTTTGATTCAAAGGATAAGGCACGAGAAAAAGGTCTCACTCTTTCAAGGGACGTGGTGCGCATCTGTAGGAGTGTTATGTACAACATCCACAACAAAAAATTTGACAAAGCACACAAGATGTTAAATGATGCACATGAATCCCTTGAGCAAATAAATACAGAACTAGGAATTTATCCTGATATATATTATGGCGGGTTTGTAGGGCACGCACAGCAGGAATATGTAGAATGTGTTGTTGTATATCATCTGCTTTACAATGAAGGGGACATAAACAAAATACCATCTCCAGATGATTTAAATGTAGGGTATGCAGCATATCTGAACGGAATGGCTGACGCCGGTGGTGAATTAAGAAGACACATTCTTGATCTGATAAGGCAGGACAAACCTGAAAAAGGTGAAACGTATTTGGACATAATGGAATCCATGTTCTCAAATCTGATGATGTTTGATTATCCAGATGCCATAACACACAATCTCAGACAAAAAACTGACAGACTGCGTTCTATTGTTGAACGCACACGCGGAGACCTAACTAACGCCCTGCGCCAGCAAAAACTTGAAGAGACAATGAAAAAATTCGAGTCGAAGTTATAA
- a CDS encoding DUF473 domain-containing protein, which translates to MEYVALTGIAENVMRELKNDTLRTVEIRSPHNFFTALKLNVGDFVFLTHTSIQDLTSGTTGVVARIMKHQISTHRTFSSTETFYEERETTTARIQLDPRASARVRKVHSNDIGEITRVEAELLSCYEAR; encoded by the coding sequence ATGGAATATGTCGCATTAACTGGTATTGCTGAAAATGTGATGAGAGAACTAAAAAATGATACACTGAGAACAGTGGAGATTCGAAGTCCTCATAACTTTTTTACTGCACTAAAACTCAATGTGGGTGACTTTGTTTTTCTTACCCATACAAGTATACAGGACTTAACATCCGGTACTACAGGAGTTGTTGCACGTATAATGAAACATCAAATATCTACTCATCGAACTTTTAGTAGTACCGAAACGTTTTATGAAGAACGTGAAACAACAACAGCAAGAATTCAACTGGACCCAAGAGCATCAGCAAGGGTACGTAAAGTACATTCCAATGATATCGGAGAAATTACAAGAGTAGAGGCTGAACTGTTATCATGTTATGAGGCAAGATAA
- a CDS encoding UPF0147 family protein, with amino-acid sequence MSDEVNVDEVINQCVQILEQIANDNSVPRNIRRSASEVVDKLQNGDEQLFLRASSSISILEDVSNDPNIPLHTRTLIWNVVSQLETIPTDK; translated from the coding sequence ATGTCGGATGAAGTTAATGTTGACGAAGTTATAAATCAGTGTGTTCAGATTCTGGAACAAATAGCCAATGATAATTCTGTACCGCGAAACATAAGACGGTCTGCAAGTGAAGTTGTGGACAAACTGCAAAATGGTGACGAACAGCTATTCCTGAGGGCTTCATCCAGCATTTCCATACTGGAAGATGTAAGCAATGACCCGAATATACCATTGCATACAAGAACATTGATATGGAATGTTGTGAGCCAACTTGAAACAATACCTACCGATAAATAA
- a CDS encoding Sjogren's syndrome/scleroderma autoantigen 1 family protein, whose translation MSTEDQELDKISKMLECGATMLSQHCQSCGSPLFRYQGEIICPVCQDREEPINETSQPQYPTDEGYQNSNEESEQVSVENGKPETTTISKDSDVELTRDLVLKKVNSVAQMMQEENDTRRVFEYFDIIERGMELVEKIDRNR comes from the coding sequence ATGAGTACTGAAGACCAGGAACTGGACAAAATATCAAAAATGTTGGAATGTGGAGCGACAATGCTATCCCAGCACTGTCAAAGCTGTGGTTCTCCCCTTTTTAGATATCAGGGGGAAATAATTTGTCCAGTATGTCAGGACAGGGAAGAACCAATTAATGAAACTTCTCAACCACAATATCCAACGGATGAGGGATATCAAAATTCAAATGAAGAATCAGAACAGGTTTCAGTTGAAAATGGAAAACCAGAAACTACAACAATATCCAAGGATTCAGATGTAGAATTAACAAGAGACCTTGTGTTGAAAAAAGTAAACAGTGTTGCACAGATGATGCAGGAGGAAAATGACACCAGAAGAGTGTTTGAATATTTTGATATAATCGAGCGTGGGATGGAACTGGTCGAAAAAATCGACAGGAATAGATAA
- a CDS encoding DUF169 domain-containing protein, which produces MKTSTNGQDIKIPNIKELMDDGEPVCVTFIDSKTGNQISENTQFLFCEMVQKARYGETFNVEKDRCPVGNYVLGINDKKPFEYYLKSGRYKDRDAAYNASVLLPRIKKIYNYIRIEPLSRNKKQFDVLILFLKPASAMRIIQAFSYQEGKQVNINTLGAASVCGDCTAVPISDGIGVSFGCKGSRKHSNYRNTEVPLGIGFEMIERIEKGLVNTPKTRN; this is translated from the coding sequence ATGAAAACATCAACAAATGGACAGGATATAAAAATTCCAAACATAAAGGAACTGATGGATGATGGTGAACCGGTATGTGTTACATTTATAGATTCTAAAACTGGTAATCAAATATCAGAAAATACACAATTTCTTTTTTGTGAAATGGTGCAAAAAGCTCGGTATGGGGAAACATTCAATGTAGAAAAAGACAGGTGTCCTGTCGGCAATTATGTTCTGGGTATAAATGATAAAAAACCGTTTGAGTATTACCTAAAATCTGGAAGATATAAAGACAGGGATGCAGCCTACAATGCATCTGTATTATTACCCAGAATAAAAAAAATATATAATTATATTCGAATCGAACCTCTGTCCAGAAACAAAAAACAGTTTGATGTTTTAATTCTTTTTTTAAAACCCGCGTCTGCAATGCGAATTATACAGGCATTTTCTTACCAAGAAGGAAAACAGGTCAATATAAACACTCTCGGTGCGGCATCAGTATGTGGAGACTGTACAGCAGTCCCAATTTCTGATGGTATTGGTGTATCATTTGGGTGTAAAGGTTCCCGGAAACACAGTAATTATAGAAATACGGAAGTTCCGCTGGGGATCGGTTTTGAAATGATTGAAAGAATTGAAAAAGGGCTGGTAAATACCCCAAAAACACGGAATTAA
- a CDS encoding 2-amino-3,7-dideoxy-D-threo-hept-6-ulosonate synthase, with translation MSEIGKSVRMERIFNRDTGNAIIIPMDHGVGAGPIKGLIDMPTTVNSVAEGGANAVLGHMGLPKHGHRGYGRDIGLIIHLSASTSLGPDPDHKVLVTTIEEAIKVGADTVSVHINIGADDEAEMLQDLGYIGKKCDEWGIPLLAMMYPRGEKISSEHDAEYVKHVARVGAELGADIVKTNYTGDIDSFSEVVKGCPVPVIIAGGPHMEDERQILQMVYDSIQAGGKGVALGRNVFQANDPTAMVNDVAKIVHEGMTVDEVFQSRENV, from the coding sequence ATGAGCGAAATTGGCAAATCAGTAAGAATGGAAAGGATATTCAATCGAGACACTGGCAACGCAATAATAATACCGATGGACCATGGTGTTGGTGCCGGACCTATAAAAGGTTTGATTGATATGCCCACTACAGTAAACAGTGTTGCAGAAGGCGGTGCAAATGCTGTTCTGGGTCATATGGGACTCCCTAAACATGGTCATCGAGGTTACGGACGTGATATAGGGCTTATCATTCATCTGTCAGCATCGACTTCTCTTGGACCTGACCCTGACCACAAGGTTCTGGTAACTACCATAGAAGAGGCTATCAAAGTCGGTGCTGATACTGTTTCTGTGCATATCAATATTGGTGCTGACGATGAAGCGGAAATGCTTCAGGACCTTGGATATATCGGTAAAAAATGTGATGAATGGGGTATACCACTACTTGCCATGATGTATCCAAGAGGCGAAAAAATTTCATCAGAACATGATGCCGAATATGTAAAACATGTTGCAAGAGTAGGTGCCGAACTGGGTGCTGACATAGTAAAAACTAACTACACTGGAGATATTGATTCATTTTCAGAAGTTGTCAAGGGATGTCCAGTTCCAGTTATAATTGCCGGTGGACCCCATATGGAGGATGAAAGACAGATTCTTCAGATGGTATATGATTCCATCCAGGCAGGTGGAAAAGGAGTAGCATTGGGAAGAAATGTATTCCAGGCAAATGACCCAACAGCAATGGTCAATGACGTTGCAAAAATTGTACACGAAGGTATGACTGTTGATGAAGTATTCCAATCCAGAGAAAATGTTTGA
- a CDS encoding proteasome assembly chaperone family protein → MVIILSNVYEDDNVRIVTEPIETENPVLIEGFPGIGLVGNIASQQIIDKINMTYKGSIESKYFPPIVVLYQGLVTMPVRVYESKEYNLLLVVSDVPINPSVSYDISKALVGWSKSINVKEVVSIAGITTMEESEETHVFGAATNSEMLDKIRDHIEVFNMGTISGISGSVMSECLMRDLPAVSLLGSTQTQNPDPRAAAAVLEVLNSLYGLSINTEELFEQAEKIESEMQRLAEDVKSSEQQPGYRREFPMYG, encoded by the coding sequence ATGGTGATTATTTTGTCGAATGTATATGAAGATGACAATGTGCGTATTGTTACAGAACCAATCGAAACTGAAAATCCAGTACTTATAGAAGGATTTCCTGGGATCGGTCTTGTCGGGAATATTGCGAGTCAGCAGATAATAGATAAAATAAATATGACCTATAAAGGTTCTATCGAATCAAAATATTTCCCACCGATAGTGGTGTTGTATCAGGGACTGGTTACAATGCCAGTTAGGGTTTATGAAAGTAAAGAATACAATTTATTGCTTGTGGTGTCTGATGTACCAATCAATCCGTCAGTATCCTATGATATAAGCAAGGCACTTGTTGGCTGGTCAAAGTCCATCAATGTAAAAGAGGTTGTTTCTATAGCAGGTATTACAACCATGGAAGAATCCGAAGAAACACATGTATTTGGTGCAGCGACAAACAGTGAAATGCTTGACAAAATCAGGGACCATATAGAAGTATTCAACATGGGTACTATCTCGGGTATATCAGGAAGTGTAATGTCAGAATGTCTGATGCGGGACTTGCCGGCTGTGAGTTTGCTTGGTTCGACACAGACCCAGAATCCAGATCCGAGAGCGGCGGCAGCGGTTCTGGAAGTATTGAATTCCTTATATGGTCTTTCCATCAATACAGAAGAGCTCTTTGAACAGGCAGAAAAAATCGAATCAGAGATGCAGAGGCTTGCAGAAGATGTCAAGTCCTCAGAACAACAGCCGGGTTACAGAAGAGAATTCCCGATGTATGGGTAA
- the glyS gene encoding glycine--tRNA ligase: MDKYEQVLELAKRRGFLWNSFEIYGGTAGFYDYGPLGSTLKRRIEQIWRDMYVVQEGFMEIETPTIGIEDVFRASGHIGGFSDPLCECEECGEAFRADHLVEDELDIESAEAMSNNILEDSIKDNEIPCPVCGGKFGSVYSFNLMFNSNIGPGSGRPAYLRPETAQGMFINFLRLARYYREKLPFGVTQIGKSYRNEISPRQGVIRLREFTQAEAEIFIPPEDKTHPEFDKYADTVLNMYIEDDNGGVVRPIRLDDAVKEGYIAHEYLAYHIALTKDFLLRIGINPDKLRFRQHKKDEMAHYAADCWDAEIESDRFGWIETVGIADRTNYDLKAHTDTSGTELSIYREYEEPETVNQFTVKPDMSKLGPSYKGKAKTIAEKLKQLPPEELEKDNIQVNVEGEEYTVPSDMVEFTEETVKVSGETVFPHVIEPSYGIDRIIYCVLEHAYNKELINEDGEEDYRIILRFKNEVSPIQVAVLPLMSKSDLIKPARDISARFRKKGLMVSYDDSGTIGRRYRRNDEIGTPYSVTIDYQTLEDNTVTIRDRDTMKQIRLSKDNIEDTVYNLINGEMKFEDAGTLIEA; this comes from the coding sequence ATGGACAAATATGAACAGGTTTTAGAACTGGCAAAAAGGCGCGGATTTTTGTGGAACTCATTTGAAATATATGGAGGAACTGCAGGGTTTTATGATTACGGACCACTGGGCAGCACCCTGAAACGCCGGATTGAGCAGATATGGAGAGATATGTATGTGGTTCAGGAAGGTTTCATGGAAATCGAAACTCCTACTATAGGTATAGAGGATGTATTCAGGGCTTCAGGTCATATTGGCGGTTTTTCTGACCCTTTATGTGAATGTGAAGAATGCGGTGAAGCATTCCGGGCTGACCATCTTGTTGAAGACGAACTTGACATAGAATCAGCCGAAGCCATGAGCAACAATATACTGGAAGATTCAATAAAAGATAATGAAATCCCATGCCCTGTATGTGGTGGGAAATTTGGAAGTGTCTATTCATTCAATCTTATGTTTAACAGTAATATCGGTCCCGGTAGCGGTCGACCTGCATATTTGCGTCCTGAAACTGCACAGGGAATGTTTATAAACTTTCTCAGGCTTGCCAGATACTACCGGGAAAAATTACCGTTTGGTGTCACCCAGATTGGCAAATCCTACCGCAATGAAATTTCACCCAGACAGGGTGTTATAAGGCTCAGAGAATTTACACAGGCTGAAGCAGAGATATTCATACCTCCTGAAGATAAAACCCATCCTGAATTTGACAAATATGCTGACACTGTCCTGAATATGTATATAGAAGATGACAATGGCGGAGTTGTCAGACCTATTCGTCTGGATGATGCTGTTAAAGAAGGATATATAGCACATGAGTATCTTGCATACCATATAGCCCTTACCAAAGACTTTCTGCTTCGCATCGGTATAAATCCGGACAAATTAAGGTTCAGACAACACAAAAAAGACGAAATGGCACATTATGCCGCTGATTGTTGGGATGCAGAAATTGAATCAGATAGATTCGGATGGATAGAAACAGTCGGAATTGCTGATAGAACCAATTACGACCTTAAAGCCCATACCGATACCAGTGGTACAGAACTATCTATATATAGAGAATACGAAGAACCCGAGACGGTAAACCAGTTTACAGTCAAACCCGACATGAGTAAACTCGGACCTTCTTATAAAGGCAAAGCAAAAACTATTGCAGAAAAACTTAAACAACTCCCACCTGAAGAACTTGAAAAAGACAATATACAGGTTAATGTAGAAGGGGAAGAATATACAGTTCCCTCTGATATGGTTGAGTTTACTGAAGAAACTGTCAAAGTAAGTGGAGAAACTGTCTTTCCCCATGTTATCGAACCATCCTATGGTATTGACAGGATTATTTATTGTGTACTTGAACATGCCTATAATAAAGAACTGATAAATGAAGATGGTGAAGAAGACTACCGGATAATATTGAGGTTTAAAAATGAGGTTTCACCCATACAGGTAGCAGTATTGCCCCTGATGTCAAAAAGTGATTTAATAAAACCCGCAAGGGATATATCCGCAAGATTCCGCAAAAAGGGATTGATGGTTTCATACGATGACTCCGGTACTATTGGAAGGAGGTATCGGCGTAATGATGAAATCGGAACACCGTATTCGGTTACCATTGATTACCAGACACTGGAAGACAACACAGTAACAATCCGTGACAGGGACACTATGAAACAGATTCGTTTATCTAAGGATAACATAGAAGATACGGTATACAATCTCATAAATGGTGAAATGAAATTTGAAGATGCAGGGACTTTAATAGAAGCATAA
- a CDS encoding DEAD/DEAH box helicase: protein MADYIKHPLIKENTVEQRLYQLNLAGTSLNTSSLVVLPTGLGKTTVALLVIASRLEKFGGRALVLSPTKPLVEQHAHFLKSTLAIPENNIQAFTGNTSPEKRAELWENSSVIVSTPQVIENDLLAKRIDLNDVSHITFDEAHRAVGNYSYTYIAEKYYENGKNPLCLGITASPGSDDEKINEVCECLQIQSVAVKTETDSDVSPYIQKKQIDWKYVKLPDEIKKLKQLLEKILDDRFAKLSDTGYTVPKKKKATKKDLLSLQSRLHAQLRNDPDPNIYNALSLLAEILKVNHALEVLETQGVDALTKYYDRLDREAGLKSGSKASKRLAEDPYMQQISHRLKECSSEHPKLEMTREIVSKQLEENPDSRAIVFTNYRDTAEMLANLLSEMDGVYPIRFVGQSSKYNDKGLTQKQQVEIIDKFKTGEYNVIVSTSVAEEGLDIPSTDLVLFYEPVPSEIRSIQRKGRTARKQEGRVVVLVTKETRDEAYYWSSVSKERKMQDNMKYLQDIMSQNNENTSGSGKSENNQKKLFDFESETNVDTGQPPDFLNVLVDQRETKSTVVRSLEKLDVDFTIKTLEIADYIVSDRIAIERKSSVDFVNSLIDKTLFEQVSNLSRMYKKPCLILEGDGMFSARQINPNAVYGTLISLELDFGVSIYYTRDEKDTASVIRLLAKREQKDENRDVSMHGKKSAPLLSEQQEYVVSAISDIGPRAARSLLKYFGSVENIMKANYEELQEAELIGPKTASKIREIVGSKYKS, encoded by the coding sequence ATGGCAGATTACATCAAGCATCCACTGATAAAAGAAAATACTGTTGAACAGCGACTTTACCAGTTAAATCTTGCTGGTACTTCATTAAACACTTCCAGTTTAGTGGTACTGCCAACAGGACTTGGTAAAACTACTGTAGCACTTCTTGTCATCGCATCAAGGCTGGAAAAATTCGGCGGCAGGGCATTGGTACTGTCACCCACCAAACCTCTTGTAGAACAGCATGCTCATTTCCTCAAAAGTACTCTGGCAATACCAGAAAACAATATACAGGCTTTTACTGGAAACACATCACCTGAAAAACGTGCAGAATTGTGGGAAAATTCCAGTGTTATAGTATCAACTCCACAGGTTATTGAAAATGACCTTCTTGCAAAAAGAATCGACCTGAATGATGTATCACACATAACGTTTGACGAAGCACATCGTGCTGTAGGGAACTATTCCTATACCTACATTGCAGAAAAGTATTATGAAAATGGCAAAAATCCTCTATGTCTGGGTATTACTGCAAGTCCCGGAAGTGACGATGAAAAAATAAATGAAGTCTGTGAATGCCTCCAAATCCAGTCCGTTGCTGTCAAAACCGAAACCGACAGTGATGTATCACCCTATATCCAGAAAAAACAAATCGACTGGAAATATGTCAAACTTCCAGATGAAATAAAAAAACTCAAACAATTACTGGAAAAAATCCTTGATGACAGATTCGCCAAATTATCCGACACCGGATACACAGTTCCAAAAAAGAAGAAAGCTACAAAGAAAGATTTACTGTCACTTCAAAGCAGACTACATGCACAGCTGCGCAATGACCCTGACCCGAATATCTATAATGCTCTGTCGCTACTGGCTGAAATCCTTAAAGTAAACCATGCTCTTGAAGTTCTTGAAACACAGGGTGTGGATGCCCTTACCAAATACTACGACAGACTTGACAGAGAAGCAGGGCTAAAGAGCGGAAGTAAGGCTTCCAAAAGGCTGGCTGAAGACCCTTATATGCAGCAGATTTCTCACAGATTAAAGGAGTGCAGTTCAGAACATCCGAAACTGGAAATGACCAGAGAAATTGTATCTAAACAGCTGGAAGAAAATCCCGATTCCAGAGCTATTGTATTTACCAACTACAGGGACACTGCTGAGATGCTTGCAAATCTGTTATCTGAAATGGATGGTGTGTATCCCATACGATTCGTTGGACAGAGCTCAAAATACAACGACAAGGGTTTGACACAGAAACAACAGGTTGAGATTATTGATAAATTCAAAACTGGAGAATACAATGTTATAGTTTCAACATCTGTAGCTGAAGAAGGGCTTGATATACCTTCAACCGACCTTGTACTTTTCTATGAACCTGTACCATCCGAAATCAGAAGTATACAAAGAAAAGGTAGAACTGCCAGAAAACAGGAAGGAAGAGTTGTTGTACTGGTCACCAAGGAGACAAGGGATGAAGCATATTACTGGAGTAGTGTTTCAAAAGAACGCAAGATGCAAGATAATATGAAATATCTACAAGATATTATGTCCCAGAATAATGAAAACACATCTGGTTCTGGAAAAAGTGAAAACAACCAGAAGAAACTTTTTGATTTCGAGTCTGAAACCAATGTTGATACTGGACAACCTCCCGACTTCCTGAACGTCCTTGTCGACCAGCGAGAGACAAAGAGCACTGTTGTACGTTCTCTTGAAAAACTGGATGTTGATTTTACAATCAAAACCCTTGAAATCGCGGATTATATTGTTAGCGACCGTATAGCAATTGAGCGTAAAAGCTCAGTAGATTTTGTAAATTCATTGATAGATAAAACACTGTTTGAACAGGTATCCAACCTTTCCCGAATGTATAAAAAACCCTGTTTGATACTGGAAGGTGATGGTATGTTTTCTGCCAGACAGATTAATCCGAATGCTGTCTATGGCACACTTATCTCACTGGAACTTGATTTTGGTGTATCAATATATTATACCCGGGATGAAAAGGACACTGCATCTGTTATCAGGCTGCTGGCAAAACGTGAGCAAAAAGATGAAAATCGAGACGTCAGTATGCACGGAAAAAAATCCGCACCACTGCTTTCAGAACAGCAGGAATATGTAGTATCTGCAATTTCTGATATTGGTCCAAGGGCAGCCCGCAGTCTGCTAAAATATTTCGGGTCTGTTGAAAATATAATGAAGGCAAACTATGAAGAACTGCAGGAAGCAGAACTTATAGGACCAAAGACCGCTTCAAAAATCAGAGAAATTGTAGGAAGTAAATATAAATCCTAA